In a genomic window of Sutcliffiella sp. FSL R7-0096:
- a CDS encoding DUF3307 domain-containing protein — translation MILLCLILAHLVADFYLQTEKMVKEKRKYFKIHLAHHAVIFFLSLCILFFLQGQNFLNEVVIPSVLLVIFHGIIDFLKISLQEKSAKSIQRNSWNLGLFIGDQALHILTILAVCYFTLQLDLHTWTNELLIMLKLVDGIKPEPGLINTLLFVLIMFIICTTVTGHFIRIMLGSLTKHISLFEGKYTLRDLAVSPNSEKNMSEEYTYMVMKHQDLSRGKVIGYLERLLVVALILMGSFHAVGFIVAAKSLTRFKQMDDRDWAEYFLLGTLTSFLLAIIYGVILKIVLLG, via the coding sequence ATGATTCTCTTGTGCCTTATCTTAGCCCATTTGGTTGCTGATTTTTATTTACAGACAGAGAAAATGGTGAAGGAGAAACGAAAATATTTTAAAATTCACCTGGCCCATCATGCGGTTATATTCTTCCTCTCCCTTTGCATTCTGTTTTTCTTGCAAGGACAAAATTTCTTGAACGAAGTGGTCATCCCCTCGGTTCTACTGGTAATTTTTCATGGTATTATCGACTTTCTTAAAATTTCCTTGCAGGAAAAAAGTGCCAAATCAATCCAAAGAAACTCTTGGAATCTAGGACTGTTCATAGGTGATCAAGCCTTGCATATCTTAACTATTTTGGCAGTTTGCTATTTTACTTTACAGCTAGATTTACATACATGGACCAATGAGCTACTAATTATGCTGAAATTAGTTGATGGAATAAAGCCAGAGCCCGGGCTTATAAACACCCTGCTCTTTGTACTAATCATGTTTATCATTTGTACAACAGTAACTGGCCACTTTATCCGTATCATGCTAGGATCCCTTACCAAGCATATTTCACTATTTGAAGGTAAATATACTTTACGCGATCTGGCCGTTAGCCCTAATAGCGAAAAGAACATGTCGGAAGAATATACCTATATGGTGATGAAACACCAGGATCTTTCCCGCGGTAAAGTCATCGGCTATTTGGAACGCTTGCTTGTGGTAGCGTTGATACTGATGGGGTCCTTTCATGCGGTTGGCTTCATCGTTGCCGCTAAATCTCTTACCCGGTTCAAACAGATGGATGACCGGGACTGGGCCGAGTACTTTCTGCTCGGAACCCTGACCTCCTTTCTTTTGGCGATCATTTATGGGGTCATTTTGAAGATTGTGTTGTTAGGGTAG
- a CDS encoding cupin domain-containing protein, with product MYYRPQMYPYPYAYTQNPPINNYLRNSNLPYANTYNPYYFSNSHRAIELKDYGPNPFAEDINELTLQNNNFRTALWTGSQFQITLMSLNPGEDIGLEMHPDVDQFLRLEQGQGMVQMGKSKDNFTFEKMVADDFAIVIPAGTWHNLTNTGDTPLKLYSIYAPPNHPFGTVHPTKADAEAAEEHSDGDGGTVIDGKTPDEWLQYTELLVKEGLDDVKRGINAVHILQKFIMMSVLVGKEYSPQQAYETVEEWERTGESKLLQQSKNM from the coding sequence ATGTATTATCGTCCACAAATGTATCCATATCCATATGCATATACGCAGAATCCCCCTATAAATAACTATTTAAGAAATAGTAACTTGCCTTATGCAAACACTTATAATCCATATTATTTTTCAAACAGTCATAGAGCAATTGAATTAAAGGACTATGGGCCAAACCCATTTGCAGAAGATATAAACGAACTTACTTTGCAAAATAATAACTTCCGGACCGCATTATGGACGGGGTCACAGTTTCAGATTACATTAATGAGCTTGAATCCCGGAGAAGATATCGGGTTAGAAATGCATCCTGATGTTGATCAATTCCTGCGCTTGGAACAAGGGCAGGGAATGGTTCAAATGGGTAAGAGTAAGGATAATTTCACTTTTGAGAAAATGGTAGCGGATGACTTTGCTATAGTGATTCCAGCCGGGACTTGGCACAATCTTACCAATACCGGAGATACCCCGCTAAAACTATACTCGATCTATGCACCTCCAAATCATCCGTTTGGTACGGTCCATCCAACCAAAGCGGATGCGGAGGCCGCTGAGGAACATAGTGATGGGGATGGGGGTACCGTAATAGATGGAAAAACACCGGATGAATGGCTTCAGTACACAGAATTATTAGTAAAAGAAGGTTTAGACGATGTGAAAAGAGGAATAAATGCGGTTCATATTCTTCAAAAGTTCATCATGATGAGCGTACTTGTCGGAAAAGAATATTCTCCTCAGCAAGCGTATGAAACTGTAGAAGAGTGGGAGCGAACGGGAGAATCCAAGCTTCTTCAACAAAGTAAAAATATGTAG
- a CDS encoding ring-cleaving dioxygenase, translating into MINGLKGIHHVTAITSSAEKNYEFFTYVLGMRLVKKTVNQDDIQTYHLFFADDTGSPGTDMTFFDFPGIPKGSHGTNEIFRTGFRVPSDNALAYWVDRFDRLNVKHDGVKDQFGTKTLSFVDFDEQQYQLVSDENNNGVEPGTPWQKGPIPLEYAITGLGPLHIRVANFDFFKEVLEKVLLFKAIAQDGDTHLFEVGEGGNGARLVVEHNDTLPQAQQGFGTVHHAAFRVKDRSVIDEWDARLKGFGFNTSGHVDRYFFESLYARVAPQILFEFATDGPGFMGDEPYETLGEKLSLPPFLEPKREQIEKLVRPIDTVRSTKEFKKE; encoded by the coding sequence ATGATAAACGGTTTAAAAGGGATCCATCACGTAACAGCGATAACCAGCAGCGCGGAAAAAAACTATGAATTTTTCACCTATGTTTTAGGGATGAGACTTGTTAAGAAGACAGTAAATCAGGACGACATCCAAACATATCATCTGTTTTTTGCGGATGATACGGGGAGCCCCGGAACGGACATGACATTTTTTGATTTCCCTGGTATTCCAAAAGGAAGCCATGGAACAAATGAGATTTTCAGAACCGGCTTCAGAGTTCCATCAGATAATGCTTTAGCATATTGGGTGGATCGTTTCGACCGACTAAATGTAAAGCACGATGGTGTCAAAGATCAATTTGGGACAAAAACCCTTTCTTTCGTTGACTTTGACGAACAGCAGTACCAACTGGTTTCAGATGAAAACAACAATGGGGTGGAGCCGGGCACACCATGGCAAAAGGGGCCGATACCTTTAGAATATGCAATCACTGGATTAGGGCCTCTCCACATTCGTGTTGCCAATTTTGATTTCTTTAAGGAAGTATTAGAGAAGGTTTTACTTTTCAAAGCAATTGCTCAAGACGGTGATACTCATTTATTTGAGGTAGGAGAAGGGGGCAACGGGGCACGACTGGTTGTGGAACATAATGATACACTCCCTCAAGCCCAGCAAGGATTTGGTACTGTACATCATGCTGCATTCCGGGTGAAAGACCGCTCTGTTATAGATGAGTGGGATGCGAGATTGAAGGGGTTCGGTTTTAATACATCCGGACATGTAGATCGCTATTTCTTTGAGTCGTTATATGCAAGGGTTGCACCGCAGATTTTATTCGAGTTTGCAACGGACGGTCCCGGATTCATGGGAGATGAGCCTTATGAAACGTTAGGGGAGAAGCTTTCTTTACCTCCGTTCCTCGAACCAAAGCGCGAACAAATCGAGAAGCTTGTCAGACCGATTGATACTGTAAGAAGTACAAAAGAATTTAAAAAAGAATAA
- a CDS encoding RDD family protein, with the protein MNTEQVDIKTPEYVSLQFHAAGLGSRAAAFIIDSLILISINILIVIALIFGLNASFFDYFESDIPSYLFAGVLILMFVLNWSYYFLLEYFTGGRTLGKKALGIRVIQDNGHSITLLSSLIRNFLRIIDMLPVNYLVGMLMIFFHSKHKRLGDLVAGTIVVHERRGKKKKRQSKLDKLIAEKGLGSKGGLVEEGALRALGAKEWKLLKTYAERFYSLNTDDRIVLTRKMADILFPKIDLDPSSKHYNELEDMLLVLYLQMKEEWEYEL; encoded by the coding sequence TTGAACACAGAACAAGTGGATATCAAAACTCCTGAATATGTATCCCTGCAATTCCATGCAGCAGGCCTAGGCAGTAGGGCAGCCGCCTTTATTATCGATTCACTCATATTGATATCCATCAATATTCTCATTGTGATCGCGCTGATATTCGGACTGAATGCCAGCTTTTTCGATTATTTTGAGTCGGATATTCCGTCCTACCTGTTTGCAGGAGTCCTCATTCTCATGTTTGTCCTGAATTGGAGCTACTACTTCCTACTAGAATACTTTACAGGCGGACGTACACTTGGAAAAAAAGCGCTCGGCATCCGCGTTATCCAAGATAATGGGCATAGCATTACATTGCTATCCAGCTTGATACGAAATTTCCTGCGAATCATAGATATGCTGCCTGTCAATTACCTAGTCGGGATGTTGATGATCTTTTTCCATTCCAAGCACAAACGCCTTGGAGACCTGGTGGCTGGAACCATTGTTGTTCATGAAAGAAGAGGGAAAAAGAAAAAAAGGCAATCGAAGCTAGACAAACTAATTGCTGAAAAGGGGCTTGGCTCGAAGGGCGGCCTAGTGGAAGAAGGGGCTTTGAGAGCCCTAGGAGCAAAAGAATGGAAACTTTTGAAGACATACGCAGAACGTTTTTACTCATTAAACACAGATGACCGCATCGTTTTAACTCGTAAAATGGCAGACATCTTATTTCCAAAGATTGACCTTGACCCTTCGAGTAAACATTATAATGAGTTGGAAGATATGCTGCTCGTACTTTATTTGCAGATGAAGGAAGAGTGGGAGTATGAGTTGTAG
- a CDS encoding stage II sporulation protein M, translating into MNVKQFIKQHRDQWKELEQLATDLHKRKNITGENLEKFHRLYQKAAQNLSYSQTYFPEEEVTTYLNGLVSKSHNLLYKDQITSWKQAGDFFGHKFIGLLYEQWKYVVVAMLLFTIGGLGAFFAVLQDPLYVYSILSPDMAQSIDPEKLGASDGMQDAPVMSASILTNNIQVAILAFAGGVTFGLLTVYVLIYNGIIVGAIAGLFWHHSMTYEFWAYIVPHGMIELTAIFIAGGAGLLMGYKLFVPGEYSRGYQLKVNAKRSVQLLLGTIPLFIIAGIIEGFITPAAIPLEAKYFVAGMTVIGLILYVAIGKFRLQKAQLQ; encoded by the coding sequence ATGAATGTCAAACAATTTATAAAACAACATCGTGATCAATGGAAAGAGCTTGAACAGCTTGCTACTGACTTACATAAAAGAAAGAATATAACTGGTGAGAATCTGGAAAAGTTCCACCGTCTCTACCAAAAGGCTGCGCAGAATCTTTCATATAGTCAGACCTACTTTCCGGAAGAAGAAGTGACAACGTATCTAAATGGTCTCGTATCCAAATCTCATAATCTACTCTATAAAGATCAGATTACGAGCTGGAAGCAGGCGGGTGATTTTTTTGGACATAAGTTCATTGGACTTCTCTATGAACAATGGAAGTATGTGGTGGTAGCCATGCTTCTATTTACTATTGGAGGGTTAGGTGCATTTTTTGCTGTGTTGCAAGACCCACTTTATGTATATTCCATCCTCTCACCTGATATGGCCCAAAGCATCGATCCAGAAAAGCTTGGTGCGAGTGATGGGATGCAGGATGCGCCTGTGATGTCTGCCAGCATATTGACTAATAACATTCAGGTGGCAATTCTAGCGTTTGCAGGTGGGGTCACATTTGGCCTGCTGACAGTCTATGTATTAATTTACAATGGCATCATTGTCGGAGCCATAGCGGGGTTATTTTGGCATCATAGTATGACGTATGAGTTCTGGGCGTACATCGTTCCCCACGGAATGATTGAATTGACAGCAATTTTTATAGCTGGAGGTGCGGGACTACTTATGGGTTATAAGCTGTTTGTACCTGGAGAATATTCAAGAGGCTACCAGCTGAAAGTGAATGCCAAGCGTTCCGTCCAATTGCTGCTTGGGACCATACCGTTGTTCATTATAGCAGGGATAATTGAAGGTTTCATTACCCCTGCTGCTATTCCATTGGAAGCCAAGTATTTTGTTGCAGGTATGACAGTCATCGGGTTGATTCTTTACGTTGCAATAGGTAAATTCAGATTGCAAAAAGCCCAGTTACAATAG
- a CDS encoding DUF58 domain-containing protein has product MSKSLKNLWGRFLFRDKGVLPTKKLIQLYALLSLGFIIASFFVAISWPVIFLLNGFFVLFTLVDLLFSPNKDELKVTRILPSEMERGITYPVQIVVDNPSEQDMDCEWKDGIPQSFERPFPISGVVEKGSRKSFTYQTNAPVRGDYEVEKLFLRYKSRIGLWQKQMAVEQRCSVKVIPDLTETKQYLENAQKFLVHEGVTIRKQKSGVGEFAKIRSYVVGDDPRKINWRQTAKLQEIMTNEYEPEHGKYITILVDCGRMMGAELKKGNRLEKSLEAVLTVAAAALQKGDYVAVLAFSKKVKAYIPPAKGMQHLQTILQSIYNVQIDAAESNYAEVFQYLQLVQKKRSLILLFSDVKTFLHEESALIYLKRVRQRHLFFMIGIEDETLVTRAKSAANNLEETMIKGIAQQQLLIKKREKSKWEKQGLLMMEAREERLATAAVSHYIDTINKGLL; this is encoded by the coding sequence TTGAGCAAATCATTGAAGAACTTGTGGGGGCGGTTCCTGTTCCGAGATAAGGGTGTTCTGCCGACAAAAAAACTTATACAGTTATATGCTTTACTATCATTAGGGTTCATCATTGCAAGCTTTTTTGTAGCAATTTCATGGCCTGTCATCTTTTTGCTAAATGGATTTTTTGTTCTTTTCACCTTGGTGGACCTTCTATTCTCTCCTAATAAAGATGAATTGAAAGTTACAAGGATTCTACCTTCAGAGATGGAGCGCGGCATTACCTATCCTGTCCAAATTGTGGTGGATAATCCATCCGAACAGGACATGGATTGTGAGTGGAAAGATGGGATCCCACAGTCATTTGAAAGACCTTTTCCAATAAGTGGTGTGGTCGAGAAAGGGTCCAGGAAGTCATTCACCTACCAAACTAATGCCCCGGTAAGAGGAGACTATGAGGTGGAGAAACTCTTTTTACGCTATAAAAGCCGAATCGGTTTGTGGCAAAAGCAAATGGCGGTGGAGCAACGCTGTTCCGTTAAGGTGATTCCTGACTTGACGGAAACCAAGCAATACTTAGAGAACGCACAAAAATTTCTGGTTCATGAAGGGGTTACTATCCGCAAACAAAAAAGTGGAGTCGGAGAATTCGCAAAAATCCGATCCTATGTGGTCGGTGATGACCCACGAAAGATTAACTGGCGCCAAACTGCAAAGTTACAGGAAATCATGACGAATGAGTATGAACCAGAACATGGAAAGTATATTACGATACTTGTGGATTGCGGAAGAATGATGGGGGCAGAGCTGAAAAAAGGAAATCGCTTAGAGAAATCGCTTGAAGCAGTTCTTACAGTAGCGGCAGCCGCACTGCAAAAAGGGGACTATGTCGCTGTACTTGCTTTTTCTAAAAAAGTGAAAGCCTATATCCCACCCGCCAAAGGAATGCAACACTTGCAAACCATATTACAGTCGATCTACAACGTGCAAATCGACGCAGCAGAATCCAATTATGCGGAGGTTTTTCAATATCTACAGCTTGTACAGAAGAAGCGGAGCCTCATTCTTTTGTTCAGTGATGTTAAAACATTTCTACATGAAGAGAGCGCCCTTATCTACTTAAAAAGAGTCAGACAAAGGCACCTTTTCTTTATGATCGGCATCGAAGACGAAACTTTAGTTACAAGAGCAAAGTCCGCTGCCAATAACCTTGAAGAAACCATGATAAAAGGTATCGCCCAACAGCAGCTTCTTATAAAGAAACGCGAGAAATCGAAGTGGGAAAAACAAGGCCTCCTAATGATGGAGGCCCGTGAAGAAAGGCTTGCAACAGCCGCTGTTTCCCATTATATTGACACAATCAATAAAGGGCTATTGTAA
- a CDS encoding MoxR family ATPase encodes MKPELASLLEKYEERILGQQLNVRLLLASVLTGGHVLLEGVPGTGKTQMVRTLATLLGGTFNRIQFTPDLLPSDITGSSIYNMKEGNFETLKGPIFTNIMLADEINRTPAKTQAALLEAMEEKQVTIQGETYPLPDVFFVVATQNPIEYEGTYPLPEAQQDRFLFKLNIDFPGLEEETEVLKQVIGKKFTHSDVQPVLDIESFLAIREEIQQVTLSDNILDYIMQIVRKTRESDSIRFGASTRAGISIGRAAQAWAYLSNRNYVTPDDIKMVTKPALRHRIQLSPHMELEGSTVEQIIEELVGAVPVPR; translated from the coding sequence ATGAAGCCGGAATTAGCATCTCTTCTTGAAAAATATGAGGAAAGAATACTTGGACAACAGTTGAATGTAAGACTTCTACTAGCTTCCGTATTAACAGGAGGGCACGTACTTTTGGAAGGGGTGCCCGGTACGGGGAAAACACAGATGGTTCGTACCCTGGCCACGTTATTGGGAGGTACATTCAATAGAATCCAGTTTACTCCGGACCTCTTGCCAAGTGATATCACAGGAAGCTCTATCTATAATATGAAAGAGGGGAATTTTGAAACATTAAAAGGCCCAATCTTTACTAACATCATGCTTGCAGATGAAATAAATCGTACACCGGCAAAAACCCAGGCGGCATTACTTGAGGCAATGGAGGAAAAGCAAGTAACCATACAAGGGGAAACTTATCCATTGCCAGATGTTTTTTTTGTCGTTGCCACTCAGAATCCGATTGAATATGAGGGAACTTACCCGTTGCCTGAAGCACAGCAGGACCGATTCCTATTCAAGTTGAATATTGATTTTCCTGGTCTTGAAGAAGAGACAGAGGTCCTAAAACAGGTGATCGGCAAAAAGTTTACCCACTCTGACGTCCAACCCGTATTGGATATTGAATCTTTCCTTGCGATTAGAGAAGAGATACAGCAGGTCACACTTAGTGACAATATCTTGGATTATATTATGCAAATCGTCAGAAAGACACGAGAGTCGGACTCCATCCGCTTTGGGGCAAGTACCCGTGCAGGAATCTCCATTGGAAGAGCTGCGCAGGCTTGGGCATACTTGAGCAATCGGAACTATGTAACGCCTGATGATATAAAAATGGTCACAAAACCAGCCTTACGACACCGCATACAATTATCTCCTCATATGGAATTGGAGGGATCGACTGTTGAGCAAATCATTGAAGAACTTGTGGGGGCGGTTCCTGTTCCGAGATAA
- a CDS encoding DUF4350 domain-containing protein, which produces MKSSAAKKKSWLWLGLLLLLFLICSYFILSKQPKEFAPFDSKSPSPSGIKAFYTYLDHETFDVDRWEQPSTLLPETQGRQLLLMVEPYFIPDTEAMEAYISFMEKGNTILLMKTNPRGFFDLQTTFVQLLLPETTVFDSHEKRHVADTYSTVRMDVSEDDEVLLSDLHGAIAVKRTYGDGSLIVSLAPNWLMNGEILAKDHLPLILGLLQEEGVDYTNILFDEFNHGEIGSTSLDVYQDWFLLLLFQSLLMACFLLWMLGKRFGPILHPREETVRFSDESIRALAAWHLKGNAYHHSLLTQANYVKYSMQDKWGVPFNKDWKDCDGILYRKWKSKDNEEIDLFLHQLTTMLGKEKISKQEYLLWSKQLDTLRNEVEEG; this is translated from the coding sequence TTGAAAAGTTCTGCAGCTAAGAAGAAAAGTTGGCTATGGCTTGGTCTATTACTCTTATTATTCCTGATCTGTAGCTACTTTATTTTATCCAAACAACCAAAGGAATTCGCACCTTTTGATTCCAAGTCACCCTCTCCTAGTGGAATAAAGGCGTTCTATACCTACTTGGATCATGAAACCTTCGACGTGGACAGATGGGAACAGCCATCCACACTACTTCCAGAAACCCAAGGTCGTCAATTGTTACTGATGGTTGAACCATATTTCATACCCGACACTGAAGCGATGGAAGCATATATCAGTTTTATGGAAAAAGGAAATACCATCCTATTAATGAAGACTAATCCAAGGGGCTTTTTTGATTTACAAACCACATTTGTACAATTATTGCTCCCTGAAACAACTGTATTTGATTCTCATGAAAAAAGACACGTTGCAGATACTTATTCTACCGTCAGAATGGATGTGTCAGAGGATGATGAGGTTCTTCTTTCTGATTTACACGGTGCTATTGCTGTAAAGCGGACATACGGGGACGGGTCTCTTATTGTCTCCTTGGCACCTAACTGGCTTATGAATGGAGAAATTTTGGCAAAGGACCATCTACCTTTAATACTCGGCCTTTTACAAGAAGAAGGAGTGGATTATACCAATATTCTTTTTGATGAATTCAATCACGGGGAGATCGGGTCAACCTCCCTTGATGTCTACCAGGATTGGTTTTTGCTTCTACTTTTTCAAAGCTTGTTAATGGCTTGCTTTTTGCTTTGGATGCTAGGAAAAAGATTTGGTCCGATCCTACATCCTAGAGAAGAAACTGTCCGGTTCAGTGATGAGAGCATTCGTGCATTGGCAGCATGGCACCTTAAGGGTAATGCTTATCACCATTCCCTCCTAACACAGGCGAACTATGTAAAATACTCGATGCAAGATAAGTGGGGAGTTCCTTTCAATAAAGATTGGAAAGATTGTGACGGAATTCTATATAGGAAATGGAAGTCGAAAGATAATGAGGAAATAGATTTGTTTTTGCATCAATTAACAACGATGTTAGGAAAAGAAAAGATATCGAAACAGGAATATTTACTTTGGTCCAAACAACTGGACACATTACGAAATGAGGTGGAAGAGGGATGA
- a CDS encoding DUF4129 domain-containing protein has product MLKEEEAMEKLEEILNGDEYRIYYTDTRNSLQKWWDEMKAWLADLLSRLFPSMDDTSGTAGNILILLLGLVLIGMVVVLALYISRYRKNRIFKAKQPFRSSNELEWSYHQHVDEANKYEGMEDYSLATRHLFLGMLLYFHEKEWLEAKIWKTNWEYYEELKKGHREQADLFYNFALLFDRATYGKQKVHMEEYQAYRDLTMKWMNHTDDES; this is encoded by the coding sequence TTGCTGAAGGAAGAAGAAGCAATGGAGAAGCTGGAAGAAATATTAAACGGGGATGAGTATCGGATCTATTATACTGATACTAGAAATTCATTGCAAAAATGGTGGGATGAAATGAAGGCATGGCTGGCAGACTTACTCTCCAGGCTTTTTCCATCCATGGACGATACAAGCGGGACAGCCGGAAACATTTTGATTCTATTGTTAGGGCTTGTCCTTATTGGAATGGTAGTCGTCCTGGCCTTGTACATAAGCAGATACAGAAAGAACCGGATCTTTAAAGCCAAACAGCCGTTTCGCTCTAGCAATGAATTGGAATGGTCTTATCACCAACATGTCGATGAGGCAAATAAATATGAAGGCATGGAAGACTATTCCCTGGCAACACGCCATTTGTTCTTAGGGATGCTCTTATATTTCCATGAAAAAGAATGGTTGGAAGCGAAAATTTGGAAAACGAACTGGGAGTATTATGAGGAATTGAAAAAGGGTCATAGAGAACAAGCGGATCTTTTTTATAACTTTGCCCTATTATTTGATCGGGCAACATATGGCAAACAAAAGGTCCATATGGAAGAATATCAAGCCTATCGGGATCTTACAATGAAATGGATGAATCATACAGATGATGAAAGCTAG
- a CDS encoding nucleotide excision repair endonuclease, with product MINISIPNPSVSITERQQIRIKDEPIITPINGFIDFHKIPRDQGGIFMFFNINDDLLFVGKARKLRQRIKKHFEDNVSPIKDHRDEVYRIDVCIVEDPMEREIYETYIANTLRAKYNVEKIFYK from the coding sequence TTGATTAACATATCTATACCAAATCCGAGCGTTTCCATTACAGAGCGCCAGCAAATTCGAATAAAAGATGAACCGATCATAACACCTATTAATGGGTTTATTGATTTTCATAAAATACCAAGAGACCAAGGCGGAATTTTTATGTTCTTTAACATAAATGATGACTTGCTCTTCGTGGGTAAAGCAAGGAAGCTTCGTCAACGAATTAAGAAGCATTTTGAAGACAATGTTTCCCCGATAAAAGATCATCGAGATGAAGTATATCGGATCGATGTATGCATCGTTGAAGATCCAATGGAAAGAGAAATTTACGAAACATATATAGCCAATACATTGCGAGCAAAATACAATGTTGAGAAGATTTTTTATAAATAA